The proteins below are encoded in one region of Nitrospira sp.:
- a CDS encoding enoyl-[acyl-carrier-protein] reductase [NADH]: MGVLQGKKGLVVGVANKHSIAWAIAQSAAREGAHLLFNYQGDRLKDNVEELAASLPGSKAFPCDVGDDAQIDALMQSVQKEFGTLDFLVHSVAFAPREELTGEFVNTTRKGFATALDVSAYSLVALTRAALPLMINGGSVVTLTYLGAERVVPHYNVMGVAKAALEATVRYLAHDLGPKNIRVNAISAGPIKTLAARGVSGISKMVDHHKEFAPLRHATEQDEVGDTGLFLVSSLSRGITGEVIYVDGGYHILGSLAASE, encoded by the coding sequence ATGGGTGTCCTGCAAGGGAAGAAGGGTCTCGTCGTCGGTGTCGCCAACAAGCACAGCATCGCCTGGGCCATCGCACAGTCCGCGGCCAGGGAAGGCGCGCATCTGCTGTTCAACTACCAGGGCGACCGTCTCAAAGACAACGTCGAGGAGTTGGCCGCCAGCCTACCCGGCTCTAAAGCCTTCCCGTGCGACGTGGGAGACGACGCACAGATCGACGCCCTGATGCAGTCCGTACAAAAGGAGTTCGGCACGTTGGATTTTCTGGTGCACTCCGTGGCGTTCGCCCCTCGCGAAGAATTGACCGGCGAGTTCGTCAATACCACTCGGAAGGGCTTTGCGACCGCGCTCGACGTCAGTGCCTATTCGCTCGTCGCCCTCACGCGCGCGGCGCTCCCCCTCATGATCAACGGTGGATCGGTGGTGACGCTGACCTATCTAGGGGCCGAGCGAGTCGTGCCGCATTACAATGTGATGGGCGTGGCCAAAGCGGCCCTCGAGGCAACGGTGCGATACCTGGCCCACGATCTCGGCCCGAAGAACATCCGCGTGAACGCTATTTCCGCCGGACCCATCAAAACGCTCGCCGCGCGTGGGGTGTCGGGTATCAGCAAGATGGTGGACCACCATAAGGAGTTCGCCCCACTCCGGCATGCCACGGAGCAGGACGAAGTCGGCGATACGGGATTGTTTCTAGTCAGTTCCCTGAGCCGCGGCATAACCGGCGAAG
- the rbsK gene encoding ribokinase: MPKVFVIGSSNIDLTVRLDRLPHPGETVSGGEFYQSFGGKGANQAVAARRSGADVVFVTKLGTDENGDRLAQHLIGEGLPAYGILRDRRETTGVALIVVDGHGRNQIAVAPGSNRLITPGDILPYASVFEDAQVLLVQLEVPIPAVTQALTLAKASGVITMLNPAPAQPLSDAVLGLVNVLTPNETEIVTLTGETDSLAGARALLRRGVETVVVTLGEHGVLCVNKEGERRYSAFSVQAVDTTGAGDAFNGALGSALATGWSLEESIRFASAAGALATTKRGAQSSLPTRSEIDQFLDRYSAAT, from the coding sequence ATGCCGAAGGTGTTCGTGATCGGCTCGTCCAACATCGATCTGACGGTACGGCTGGATCGACTCCCGCATCCGGGAGAAACCGTATCGGGAGGCGAGTTCTACCAGTCGTTCGGAGGAAAAGGGGCCAATCAGGCCGTAGCCGCACGGCGTAGCGGAGCCGACGTCGTGTTCGTGACGAAACTTGGGACCGATGAGAACGGCGACCGACTTGCCCAACATCTGATTGGTGAAGGCCTCCCCGCGTACGGAATTCTTCGTGATCGGCGTGAGACCACCGGCGTGGCCCTCATCGTGGTGGATGGTCACGGACGCAACCAAATCGCCGTGGCTCCAGGTAGTAATCGTTTGATCACGCCGGGGGATATTCTGCCTTACGCCTCGGTCTTCGAAGACGCTCAAGTCCTCTTGGTGCAGTTGGAAGTGCCGATTCCGGCCGTGACGCAGGCACTGACGTTGGCGAAAGCCAGTGGCGTCATAACGATGCTCAATCCGGCGCCGGCTCAGCCGTTATCTGATGCCGTCCTGGGCTTGGTCAACGTGCTGACGCCCAATGAAACCGAGATCGTCACGCTGACTGGGGAGACCGATTCTCTGGCCGGCGCCCGTGCCCTACTCAGACGAGGCGTCGAAACTGTCGTGGTGACCCTCGGGGAACACGGGGTCCTTTGTGTGAACAAAGAGGGTGAGCGGCGATATTCGGCGTTCTCCGTGCAGGCCGTCGATACGACTGGCGCGGGCGATGCCTTCAACGGTGCCCTGGGATCGGCCTTAGCGACCGGATGGAGCCTGGAAGAAAGCATTCGATTCGCTTCCGCGGCCGGAGCCTTGGCGACGACCAAGCGTGGAGCTCAGTCATCGCTGCCCACTCGATCGGAAATCGATCAGTTTCTGGATCGATACTCAGCGGCGACATGA
- the msrA gene encoding peptide methionine sulfoxide reductase MsrA: MLALLVFAVAIFSGLRPGVTISAEPPSVEKGIFAGGCFWCMEEAFEEVPGVQSVVSGYTGGVQPNPTYEQVSAGGTGHAESVEVTFDPAMVSYEKLLDVFWRNVDPTTPDRQFCDRGTQYRPAIFYRNDGQKELAEASRRRIEETKTFQDALRVEIAPASTFYQAEEYHQNFYKRNPIRYKFYKFNCGRAKRLEELWGAKAG, encoded by the coding sequence ATGCTGGCGTTACTGGTCTTTGCCGTGGCTATTTTCAGCGGGCTGCGGCCTGGTGTGACCATTTCGGCCGAGCCGCCATCGGTAGAAAAGGGCATCTTTGCAGGTGGATGCTTCTGGTGTATGGAGGAGGCGTTCGAAGAGGTACCAGGAGTCCAGTCTGTCGTGTCAGGCTATACGGGCGGTGTACAGCCCAACCCCACCTATGAACAAGTTTCGGCGGGCGGTACTGGCCACGCCGAATCTGTGGAGGTGACGTTCGATCCGGCCATGGTGAGTTACGAAAAGCTGCTCGATGTCTTCTGGCGCAACGTCGATCCCACTACCCCAGATCGACAGTTTTGCGATAGAGGCACGCAGTACCGGCCGGCAATCTTTTATCGAAACGACGGACAGAAGGAGCTGGCGGAAGCCTCGCGACGCCGAATTGAAGAGACAAAGACGTTCCAGGATGCGCTTCGGGTCGAGATCGCGCCGGCCTCGACCTTTTACCAGGCCGAGGAGTACCATCAGAATTTTTACAAGCGCAATCCGATTCGGTACAAGTTCTACAAGTTCAACTGCGGCCGTGCCAAGCGGTTGGAGGAATTGTGGGGCGCGAAGGCGGGATGA
- a CDS encoding mismatch-specific DNA-glycosylase — protein MLFVGINPGLKSASVGHHYAGPSNRFWRLLADSKLVPQAVTYRDDWRLPTWGYGLTNLASRATAGSSGLSTRELRDGRRELLRKIRRYRPKIVVLLGFTVASALLGRHAYGGLFAGGAGNRRREIKMAWQRELLDGARVFVLPNPSGRNAHFTYAQILSGFRRLRRALRRQPAQPNL, from the coding sequence GTGCTCTTTGTCGGAATCAATCCAGGCCTGAAGTCCGCCTCCGTCGGTCATCACTATGCCGGGCCGTCGAACCGCTTTTGGAGGCTCCTGGCAGACAGTAAATTGGTCCCCCAGGCAGTCACGTATCGAGACGATTGGCGTCTGCCCACGTGGGGGTACGGTCTCACCAACCTGGCCTCGCGCGCCACGGCGGGAAGCAGTGGGTTATCGACAAGGGAGCTACGGGACGGCCGGCGGGAACTCTTGCGTAAGATCCGTCGCTACCGGCCAAAGATCGTGGTCCTGCTCGGCTTCACCGTGGCCTCCGCACTCCTCGGACGCCATGCCTATGGTGGCCTGTTTGCTGGGGGCGCAGGCAACCGGCGGCGCGAGATCAAAATGGCTTGGCAGCGTGAACTACTTGACGGAGCACGAGTTTTTGTCCTCCCGAATCCGAGCGGCCGAAACGCTCACTTCACCTATGCGCAAATCTTGTCGGGATTTCGACGACTGCGTCGGGCCCTCCGGCGACAACCCGCTCAGCCGAATTTGTAG
- a CDS encoding cell envelope biogenesis protein AsmA, translating to MKILLATVALVLLLVLTLLALPFLVDLNKYVTQYKPQLEEALGRSIELEDVRLTIWPRLGARIGGFAIMEDPRFGTKPFASFASLDVGVKLWPLLKGRIEVEEISLRAPVITVIKDQQGVLNVSSIGPKRPPDSAATSPQTPSQPQGGALRALALLAVERVMLTDGQLTYRDLAAAPIPTEYVLHDLEARLAEVQLGHVATVYLRAVVQPVDLPVTLDGVVGPLKESGELERVDVELGLGKTVLALKGSLKGGRAQVTLASPMINSTDLPAHVPLTKPFTVNNLRVHVELPSPMPMGASPLDVVTIEPLKMDVAMGGSMLSLAGAVTNRRAKVSIYSDSVSTADLPLQLNLAKPVLVKKLRIEAEAPVPLRDGISPLDQITVKPVELEAAMGRSTVAVRGSAVDGEVNVEATTPLLRTGDLPISIAALQESVELKNVRLAAHMKGQRIRLTNLSLGLFDGQLHGQGGVTANATPVPFDGTIALKRIQLEPMMKALGVGAVRLSGTADVDVSARGRGFSMPDLTRTLEGSARLDMADGTLEGINLTREVAALFKVAGISPDAVKMTVISTLQATLGVKQGVATVRNLLLDGPEVRATGRGTVGFDQTVDLKVDVALSQALSQKIAAAPLARLAMRGGRLTVPVLIGGTLQSPTYALDATEISGKVQEQIQKQIEERVQQESEKLLKEKSGEAIRKGTESLKRLFGQ from the coding sequence ATGAAAATTCTCCTGGCGACTGTCGCGCTCGTTCTCTTACTCGTGCTCACACTCCTGGCGCTTCCTTTCCTTGTAGACCTCAATAAATACGTCACGCAATACAAGCCTCAACTCGAGGAAGCATTGGGGCGATCCATCGAACTGGAAGACGTCCGGCTGACGATCTGGCCCCGCCTCGGCGCGCGCATTGGTGGGTTTGCCATCATGGAAGATCCCAGGTTCGGCACCAAGCCCTTCGCCTCCTTTGCTTCGTTGGATGTCGGGGTCAAGCTGTGGCCGCTCTTGAAGGGACGGATCGAAGTAGAGGAAATTTCGTTGCGCGCTCCGGTTATTACCGTCATTAAGGATCAGCAGGGCGTTCTCAACGTGTCCTCGATTGGGCCGAAACGTCCCCCTGATTCGGCCGCGACCTCTCCGCAGACTCCCTCTCAGCCGCAGGGAGGGGCATTACGAGCGCTCGCATTGCTGGCTGTCGAACGGGTCATGCTGACCGACGGTCAGTTGACCTACCGAGATTTGGCGGCCGCACCCATTCCCACTGAGTATGTGCTCCACGATCTGGAGGCACGGCTGGCAGAGGTTCAACTCGGTCATGTCGCAACAGTCTATCTTCGAGCGGTCGTCCAGCCCGTCGATCTGCCTGTAACCTTGGACGGGGTCGTTGGACCGCTGAAGGAATCCGGTGAGCTGGAGCGTGTGGACGTGGAGCTGGGTTTGGGAAAGACGGTCCTTGCGCTGAAAGGCAGTCTCAAAGGGGGGCGGGCTCAGGTGACCCTCGCGTCGCCGATGATCAATTCCACGGATCTTCCCGCTCACGTTCCGCTGACGAAGCCGTTCACCGTGAATAACCTACGCGTGCATGTGGAACTGCCCTCTCCAATGCCAATGGGTGCATCTCCGCTCGACGTGGTCACCATTGAGCCCCTCAAGATGGACGTGGCCATGGGAGGCTCAATGCTGTCGCTCGCAGGCGCCGTGACGAACCGTCGTGCGAAGGTCTCGATTTACTCCGATTCAGTCAGCACGGCCGATCTGCCGTTGCAATTGAATCTGGCGAAACCCGTACTCGTCAAGAAGCTCAGGATCGAGGCAGAAGCGCCGGTTCCCCTACGCGACGGAATCTCTCCCCTGGATCAGATCACCGTGAAACCAGTGGAGCTGGAGGCGGCGATGGGGCGGTCCACCGTGGCGGTTCGCGGAAGTGCCGTCGATGGCGAGGTCAACGTGGAGGCGACCACCCCGCTGCTTCGCACGGGAGACCTGCCTATTTCGATCGCGGCCCTTCAGGAATCGGTCGAGCTGAAAAACGTGCGCTTGGCGGCGCACATGAAAGGTCAGCGAATTCGCCTGACGAATCTGTCGCTGGGTCTGTTCGATGGACAGCTCCACGGTCAAGGCGGCGTGACGGCGAACGCGACGCCTGTTCCCTTCGACGGAACCATAGCATTGAAGCGTATTCAGCTGGAGCCCATGATGAAAGCTCTTGGTGTAGGCGCCGTCCGGCTCAGTGGAACGGCCGATGTCGACGTCTCCGCTCGCGGACGCGGATTCTCCATGCCGGACTTGACACGCACGCTTGAGGGATCTGCTCGTCTTGATATGGCCGACGGTACGCTCGAAGGGATCAACCTGACGCGGGAAGTCGCCGCGTTGTTCAAGGTGGCGGGGATATCTCCAGATGCCGTAAAGATGACCGTTATTTCCACCCTCCAGGCCACGCTCGGAGTCAAACAGGGGGTGGCAACGGTACGCAACCTGCTCCTGGATGGTCCAGAGGTGCGGGCCACTGGTCGAGGGACCGTCGGCTTCGATCAAACCGTAGACCTGAAAGTCGACGTGGCCCTGTCACAAGCGTTGAGCCAGAAGATAGCTGCCGCGCCTCTGGCACGATTGGCGATGCGCGGTGGCCGATTGACCGTCCCGGTCTTGATCGGCGGAACCCTCCAATCTCCGACGTATGCATTGGATGCCACGGAAATCAGCGGTAAAGTTCAAGAACAGATCCAAAAGCAGATCGAGGAGCGCGTGCAGCAGGAGTCCGAGAAGCTGCTCAAAGAAAAGTCCGGTGAGGCCATTCGAAAGGGAACGGAGTCTCTGAAACGGTTATTTGGCCAATAG